One genomic region from Sphingobacterium multivorum encodes:
- a CDS encoding YaiO family outer membrane beta-barrel protein, translating to MKKVIYPLLSLSLLPLFSIAQETKLTADDLFVKARKVAFDSKDYPQAIQLSKQALLQAPDYTDISIFLGRLYTWSDKIDSARTIFTELDKKNTSDEDFFLAYASLEYWNDQTDKAIAITDKGLSQHPQSQDLLLLKGKISYGNDHYEAAEKAIHSLLAINPKNTEARALAKSIEEYTAKNAIGLTYNFVYFDKQFDHNWHIVGLSYKRATPIGSVIFRTNYANKFAENGVQFEMEAYPRLSKIFYLYVGAGYSNNVGIFAKYRTGVSLYANLPNSFEGEIGYRQLYFSDNIWMYTASVGKYYQNFWFNLRTYLTPGEKNISQSYTGTVRYYTKGANDYFGFSAGTGLSPEENRNNLLDNASYKLKTFKVGAEYNFSVKQSNLFSISGTYYNQEFRPKEKGNQLDIILGYIRKF from the coding sequence ATGAAAAAAGTAATTTATCCATTACTCTCCCTCTCTTTATTACCCTTATTTTCAATTGCGCAAGAGACGAAACTCACTGCTGATGATCTCTTTGTAAAAGCGCGAAAGGTAGCCTTTGATTCAAAAGATTATCCGCAAGCCATTCAATTATCCAAACAGGCGCTACTTCAAGCACCGGATTACACCGATATTAGCATCTTTCTCGGGCGGCTTTATACCTGGTCGGATAAAATTGATTCGGCAAGAACCATCTTCACAGAACTGGACAAAAAGAATACAAGTGATGAAGATTTCTTTTTAGCATATGCCTCATTGGAATATTGGAATGATCAGACTGACAAAGCTATTGCAATTACAGACAAAGGGCTTAGCCAACATCCGCAGTCGCAGGATCTATTGCTGTTAAAAGGTAAAATTAGTTATGGCAACGATCATTATGAAGCTGCCGAAAAGGCAATTCATAGTTTATTGGCAATTAATCCTAAAAACACAGAAGCTCGAGCACTGGCAAAAAGTATTGAAGAATATACGGCTAAAAACGCAATCGGTCTGACCTACAACTTCGTCTATTTTGACAAACAGTTTGATCATAATTGGCACATTGTCGGCTTAAGTTATAAGCGGGCAACCCCCATAGGATCAGTTATTTTCAGGACCAACTATGCAAATAAATTTGCAGAAAATGGCGTACAATTCGAGATGGAGGCTTATCCTCGTCTTTCAAAGATATTTTACCTCTACGTGGGTGCTGGATACTCCAATAATGTGGGGATTTTTGCGAAATATAGAACTGGCGTGTCTCTCTATGCCAATCTTCCGAACAGCTTTGAGGGAGAGATCGGATATCGTCAGCTTTATTTTAGTGACAACATCTGGATGTACACGGCTTCAGTAGGAAAATATTACCAAAACTTTTGGTTCAATCTGAGGACTTATCTTACACCGGGCGAAAAGAATATTTCCCAATCCTATACCGGAACGGTCCGCTATTATACAAAAGGAGCAAACGATTACTTCGGATTCAGTGCCGGAACGGGTCTGAGCCCCGAAGAAAACCGAAATAATCTATTGGACAACGCTTCCTATAAATTAAAGACATTCAAAGTAGGTGCCGAGTATAACTTCTCGGTGAAACAAAGTAACCTATTTTCAATTTCGGGCACCTATTATAACCAAGAATTCAGGCCAAAAGAGAAAGGAAATCAATTGGACATCATCCTTGGTTATATTCGAAAATTCTAG